A stretch of Eubalaena glacialis isolate mEubGla1 chromosome 10, mEubGla1.1.hap2.+ XY, whole genome shotgun sequence DNA encodes these proteins:
- the LOC133098727 gene encoding LOW QUALITY PROTEIN: olfactory receptor 10W1 (The sequence of the model RefSeq protein was modified relative to this genomic sequence to represent the inferred CDS: inserted 3 bases in 2 codons) yields the protein MTWENHSVLMEFVFLAYPSHPELRVLSFLGISLVYTLFVIGNVLILVAIQTEACLHKPMYYFLSSLLGVEICYMAVMVPHILXNILQSAKTVPLLGCATQIDFLTGFGSADRFLLAIMAYDRYVAICHPLRYPLILTLTLCVRLVAASVVIGLFLSLQLVVFIFSLPFCPVRNIGHFFCDAQPVMRLVSANSLFREQSVRVAATLAIAVPFFSITTSYAFTVAAVLGIRSAAGRHRAFSTRSSRPTVVLLQYGCCTFMYLCPSSSYYPKRDQFVSLVYTFXVLNPFVHTLRSSGMKATIGGVLTRNCLFQKS from the exons ATGACCTGGGAAAATCACTCAGTGTTAATGGAATTTGTGTTCCTGGCCTATCCCTCCCACCCAGAGCTGCGTGTCTTGTCCTTCCTTGGGATCAGCCTGGTTTATACATTGTTCGTCATTGGGAATGTCCTCATTTTGGTGGCCATCCAGACAGAAGCCTGCCTACACAAACCCATGTACTATTTCCTGAGCAGCCTCTTGGGAGTAGAAATATGCTACATGGCTGTGATGGTGCCCCACATCC GCAACATCCTACAGTCAGCGAAAACCGTCCCCCTCCTGGGCTGTGCCACTCAGATAGATTTTCTCACTGGATTTGGCAGTGCCGATCGCTTCCTCTTGGCTATCATGGCCTATGACCGGTATGTTGCCATTTGCCACCCCTTGCGATACCCTCTCATCCTGACTTTAACTCTTTGTGTCCGCTTGGTTGCGGCCTCTGTGGTCATTGGCTTATTCCTGTCCTTACAGCTAGTGGTCTTCATCTTCTCTCTGCCGTTCTGCCCGGTTCGGAATATAGGGCACTTCTTTTGTGACGCACAGCCAGTGATGCGTCTCGTTTCTGCCAACAGCCTCTTCCGTGAGCAGTCAGTGCGGGTGGCAGCCACACTAGCCATAGCTGTGCCTTTCTTCTCTATCACCACCTCCTACGCCTTCACTGTGGCCGCCGTGCTCGGGATTCGCTCAGCAGCTGGCCGCCACCGGGCCTTCTCCACCCGCTCCTCCCGCCCCACTGTGGTCCTGCTGCAGTATGGCTGCTGTACCTTCATGTACCTGTGCCCCAGCTCCAGCTACTACCCCAAACGAGATCAGTTCGTCTCCCTGGTGTACACATT AGTTCTCAACCCATTTGTCCACACCCTGAGAAGCAGTGGGATGAAGGCGACCATAGGGGGAGTTCTTACCAGGAATTGCCTCTTCCAGAAAAGCTAG